The Neobacillus sp. OS1-2 genome includes a window with the following:
- a CDS encoding DUF4362 domain-containing protein: MLKRTNLMVFIILLCTFITGCQSAKSNSFDYPKKPTKNEVVNIHGGLENIDRLDLFVKNAQNGKKDMIRLTQYTIEGDPIFQDLEFDGTKIAVKIDSTKDKFGGGEVRSYVCKGIRKQESNTETQYTLEECPEISDLLTISHDAEKQDLFAFELKYGVGLKNKIDTKNQEVIKNLSNGNTTVIDDFQFSKEELNQIYKQMILSNYLGDKRLSTKCTQKTFEGYELTIWINDGIRHFKWSECDKSTDGTEMTELVHNIVDILKNNSAYQALQ, encoded by the coding sequence ATGTTAAAAAGAACAAACCTAATGGTATTTATTATATTGCTCTGTACGTTTATCACTGGCTGCCAATCAGCGAAATCCAATTCATTTGATTACCCTAAAAAACCAACTAAAAACGAAGTGGTCAATATTCATGGAGGTTTGGAAAATATTGATCGTTTAGACCTTTTTGTGAAAAATGCACAGAACGGAAAAAAGGATATGATCCGACTTACTCAATATACAATTGAAGGGGATCCGATTTTTCAAGACTTAGAATTTGATGGGACCAAGATAGCAGTTAAAATAGACTCAACAAAGGATAAGTTTGGCGGGGGAGAGGTTAGAAGCTACGTCTGTAAAGGGATTCGAAAGCAGGAATCCAATACGGAAACACAATATACTTTAGAAGAATGTCCAGAAATAAGTGATTTACTAACCATTTCCCACGATGCTGAGAAACAAGATCTTTTTGCCTTTGAGCTAAAGTATGGTGTAGGTTTGAAAAACAAAATCGATACCAAAAATCAAGAAGTTATTAAGAACTTATCAAATGGCAATACCACCGTCATAGATGATTTTCAGTTTTCAAAAGAAGAACTGAACCAAATTTACAAACAGATGATTCTTTCTAATTACTTAGGTGACAAAAGGCTTTCAACCAAATGTACGCAAAAAACATTTGAAGGCTATGAATTGACGATTTGGATTAATGACGGGATCCGCCATTTTAAATGGTCGGAATGTGATAAGAGTACGGATGGGACAGAAATGACGGAGTTAGTCCATAACATAGTAGATATCTTAAAGAACAACTCAGCCTATCAGGCTCTCCAATAG
- a CDS encoding GNAT family N-acetyltransferase — MDIRLLNPSDAESYWVLRLEALKENPEAFLTSYEESVIREDAVEQTARNFSTNGNYTFGAFENDELIGVVTLLQEDRKKIRHRANIFAMYVTPRKQGLGIGKALMIEAINKAKEIKTIEKINLGVIASNQKAKRLYQKLGFKTFGVEERALIVDGVYYDDEYMVLDLK; from the coding sequence ATGGATATTAGATTACTAAACCCATCAGATGCCGAAAGCTACTGGGTGTTACGTTTAGAAGCATTAAAGGAAAATCCGGAGGCATTTTTAACAAGCTATGAAGAATCTGTAATAAGGGAAGATGCAGTGGAACAAACTGCCCGTAATTTTTCCACAAACGGAAACTACACGTTTGGAGCATTTGAGAATGATGAACTGATTGGAGTTGTAACATTACTGCAGGAAGACCGGAAGAAAATAAGACATCGGGCAAATATTTTTGCCATGTATGTCACCCCAAGGAAACAGGGTCTAGGGATAGGGAAGGCGTTAATGATAGAAGCAATTAATAAAGCGAAAGAGATCAAAACGATTGAAAAAATAAACCTGGGTGTCATTGCAAGTAATCAAAAGGCAAAGAGGCTTTATCAAAAGCTAGGTTTTAAAACATTCGGAGTAGAGGAAAGGGCACTTATCGTAGACGGTGTTTATTACGATGATGAATATATGGTTCTTGATCTAAAGTAG
- a CDS encoding YbaN family protein, giving the protein MNKFFKFIYIFIGFLALGLGILGIILPLLPTTPLLLLASFCFVKGSERFEHWFKGTTIYKRHLENFVRERAMTLQQKLTILLFADVMIAIAFFFLDRTILRIMLLLIVANKYYYFIFKIKTIQVGKASQNNSK; this is encoded by the coding sequence ATCAATAAATTCTTTAAATTCATCTATATTTTTATAGGATTTCTAGCACTCGGTCTTGGCATTTTGGGAATCATTTTGCCCTTATTACCCACCACCCCACTCTTACTTTTAGCATCATTCTGCTTTGTGAAAGGGTCCGAGCGTTTTGAACACTGGTTCAAAGGAACAACCATCTACAAGCGTCATTTGGAAAACTTCGTAAGAGAGCGTGCGATGACCTTACAGCAGAAATTAACCATTCTCCTATTTGCCGACGTCATGATCGCTATTGCCTTCTTCTTTCTCGATCGGACTATTTTGCGGATTATGCTATTGCTAATTGTGGCCAATAAATACTATTATTTTATTTTTAAAATTAAAACAATCCAGGTTGGCAAGGCCAGCCAGAATAATTCAAAATAA
- a CDS encoding DUF2269 family protein, which translates to MISFYKVVVFIHIFSAILGMGPGFILTTVVKSGKTMTELRHSYKIRHKLHIFVMVGGTLLLVTGLTMGILNPVLFRMGWYVTSLVLFLAALAIGPLVLSPRSKPVKELLAAHKGEDIPEEYWQLSKVLFQFENLENVIFLIIIALMILKPF; encoded by the coding sequence GTGATTTCATTTTACAAAGTCGTAGTGTTCATACATATATTTTCAGCTATACTGGGAATGGGGCCAGGATTTATTTTAACGACTGTGGTCAAATCGGGAAAAACAATGACCGAATTAAGACATTCATATAAAATTAGGCATAAATTACATATATTTGTGATGGTTGGCGGCACGCTTTTACTTGTCACAGGTTTGACCATGGGTATTTTAAATCCCGTCCTATTTCGTATGGGATGGTATGTAACGAGCCTTGTACTCTTTTTGGCAGCGCTCGCAATTGGCCCTCTGGTCCTTTCGCCAAGGTCAAAACCGGTTAAAGAACTATTGGCCGCCCATAAAGGTGAAGATATTCCTGAAGAGTATTGGCAATTATCAAAGGTTTTGTTTCAATTCGAAAACCTTGAAAATGTAATTTTTCTAATCATCATTGCTCTTATGATTCTAAAACCATTTTAG
- a CDS encoding DUF3231 family protein, with amino-acid sequence MEHQHVHLTSSEIACLWTAYLNDSMSKCVLTFMINHIQDTDIKPVIQFALNISTDHLNFLHTLFEKEQFAYPNGFTDSDVNVNAPWLFTDTFCLSYVNHMAKVGMLAYGGFLAMSTRTDIRAYFTEELKKITTLYNQALDIGLQKGVVARHPYIEVPKETDYVDSKKYLSGLNPFSKKRPLNAVEISHLYMNTVTNAIGVKLCLAFAQTSPTKEVQEFMLRGKEISQKHIQIFVSTLLDNNIETPNLPDLSISHSTSQTFSDKLLMFHMSLLSASGTGNYATAAAASQRTDLALNYERLSIEIAQFAKSGADIMIKNNWLEQPPGTKDRIELAKKKEG; translated from the coding sequence ATGGAACACCAGCATGTACACTTAACATCTTCCGAGATCGCATGCCTGTGGACTGCCTATTTGAATGACAGTATGTCCAAATGTGTCTTAACTTTTATGATAAACCATATCCAAGATACCGATATAAAACCTGTAATTCAATTTGCACTGAATATTTCAACGGATCACTTGAATTTTTTACATACTTTATTTGAAAAAGAACAGTTTGCTTATCCAAACGGTTTTACTGATAGTGACGTGAATGTAAATGCTCCATGGCTCTTTACAGACACGTTTTGTTTATCCTATGTAAATCATATGGCAAAAGTCGGAATGCTTGCGTATGGCGGATTTCTTGCTATGAGTACGCGGACTGACATTCGTGCTTATTTTACAGAGGAGTTAAAAAAAATAACCACACTATATAATCAAGCATTGGATATTGGACTTCAAAAGGGGGTAGTTGCAAGGCACCCTTACATTGAAGTTCCGAAAGAAACCGATTATGTTGATAGCAAAAAATATTTAAGTGGTTTAAATCCTTTTAGCAAAAAACGTCCTTTAAATGCCGTTGAAATATCTCATTTGTATATGAATACCGTGACCAATGCGATTGGGGTGAAATTATGTCTTGCCTTCGCGCAAACCTCTCCCACTAAAGAAGTACAAGAATTTATGCTAAGAGGAAAAGAAATTTCACAAAAACACATTCAAATATTTGTATCTACCTTACTAGATAACAATATTGAAACGCCCAATTTACCTGATTTATCAATTAGCCATTCAACCAGCCAAACCTTTTCTGATAAATTGCTTATGTTTCATATGTCGCTCTTAAGTGCCTCTGGGACAGGGAATTATGCAACGGCTGCCGCTGCAAGCCAAAGAACAGATTTAGCCTTGAATTATGAACGTTTATCAATTGAAATTGCCCAATTTGCTAAAAGCGGTGCTGACATTATGATCAAGAACAACTGGCTTGAGCAACCCCCGGGAACCAAAGACAGAATAGAATTAGCGAAAAAGAAAGAAGGTTGA
- a CDS encoding transglutaminase family protein translates to MELIIGSSNMAAYLEETEMIDFHHPVIREKIEELRRIGKNKHDCAQLAFQFVRDDIQHSFDKESTKITIRASETLEQTEGICFAKSHLLAALLRGMGIPTGFCYQRVTRRGTPESGYALHGLNAVYFHELYTWFRIDPRGNKPGVQSEFSISPERLAYPIRTELGEEDYPYVYSKPLESVISSMKYSTDCKELFYNRPEAID, encoded by the coding sequence ATGGAACTAATTATCGGCTCAAGCAATATGGCGGCATATTTAGAAGAAACCGAGATGATCGACTTCCATCATCCGGTTATTCGTGAAAAAATTGAAGAGCTTCGGCGGATTGGTAAAAACAAGCATGATTGTGCACAATTAGCGTTTCAGTTTGTCCGAGATGATATTCAGCATTCTTTTGACAAGGAGAGTACTAAAATTACCATCAGGGCTTCTGAAACACTCGAGCAAACAGAAGGGATTTGTTTTGCCAAATCACATTTACTTGCAGCCTTGTTAAGAGGAATGGGCATTCCCACAGGCTTTTGCTATCAGCGGGTAACACGGAGGGGAACACCTGAATCAGGATATGCACTGCACGGATTAAATGCTGTCTATTTTCATGAACTCTATACGTGGTTTCGAATTGATCCAAGAGGAAATAAGCCTGGGGTACAATCTGAATTTAGCATCAGTCCCGAAAGACTAGCCTACCCCATCCGAACGGAATTAGGAGAAGAGGATTATCCATATGTGTACAGCAAACCATTAGAATCTGTCATTTCGTCAATGAAGTATTCAACTGATTGCAAGGAGTTATTTTACAATCGTCCGGAAGCTATTGATTAA
- a CDS encoding peptidoglycan D,D-transpeptidase FtsI family protein: protein MNTVKKKKKENTPLRINILFFIVFLLFSTLILRLGMLQIVFGENYQREIDQKEIVPVNSSVPRGKIFDTNGKLVVGNQPLKAITYTRSGSVTQDEMLDIAAKLADLISKESEDDFKAITKRDRQDFWIIKHPKLAIAKITNKDKERLQKKELEKKEYDKEIYDLTRERITEEELNSFSQKELEVLAIFREMASGTALSPHIIKNKDVTDEEYAVVSEHLDSLPGVDTTTDWDRDYVLKNADGNGPLSSVLGKVTSAKEGLPKDSLDYLLAKGYSRNDRVGKSYIEQQYDDVLQGQKETVKNITDKSGNVLETQIFQEGKRGNDLVLSVDIELQQKIDEIIQDKLGKARVGQPYIDRTLVSVMNPKTGEMLAMSGKQYVVDNETKKTEVRDFALGNMTTSYSMGSVVKAATVLTGYQTGAIVPGQSLYDQPLKFKGTQVKKSWNTVGFGSINDLYALKRSSNVYMFLTAMKLGGQQTYVPNGPLSIDKVAAINTFRKNFAQFGLGVRTGIDLPGEQTGYGGGQIPPDAGKVLDYAIGQYDTYTPLQLVQYISTIANGGFRVQPHLVKEIRKPTNKADELGPILEEMKPTVLNKIDMKDSWINHVQEGLRLVVNDPQGTGYGSIKNKQYKIAGKTGTAQALYDGPLGGHPMLWNVTFVGYAPYDNPEIAVSVVVPWSTTDQTHTNLEIADEIFKAYFDLKKARLNQGEDTTQNGEINNSAEGNGAQ from the coding sequence TTGAATACAGTGAAAAAGAAAAAAAAGGAAAATACCCCATTAAGAATAAACATACTATTTTTTATTGTCTTTCTATTATTTTCCACGCTCATTCTTCGTTTGGGGATGTTGCAAATTGTCTTTGGAGAAAATTATCAGCGGGAGATTGACCAAAAGGAGATTGTTCCCGTGAATTCATCTGTACCGCGTGGGAAAATATTTGACACGAATGGCAAGCTAGTAGTTGGAAATCAGCCATTGAAAGCTATTACCTATACTCGGTCCGGTTCGGTTACCCAGGATGAAATGTTGGACATTGCCGCTAAACTAGCTGACCTTATAAGTAAAGAATCCGAGGATGATTTCAAGGCTATTACAAAGAGAGATCGCCAAGACTTTTGGATCATCAAGCACCCCAAATTAGCTATTGCTAAAATAACGAATAAGGATAAAGAAAGACTACAGAAGAAAGAGTTAGAGAAGAAAGAGTATGATAAAGAAATATATGATTTAACCAGGGAAAGAATTACGGAGGAAGAACTAAATTCTTTTTCACAAAAGGAACTTGAGGTATTGGCTATTTTTCGTGAAATGGCCAGCGGAACTGCCTTATCCCCTCATATTATCAAAAATAAAGATGTTACCGATGAAGAATATGCCGTTGTAAGTGAACATCTTGATTCCTTACCAGGAGTTGATACCACAACAGATTGGGACAGGGATTATGTCTTGAAAAATGCAGATGGGAACGGACCATTAAGCTCTGTTTTAGGCAAAGTGACCAGTGCCAAAGAGGGGCTGCCAAAAGATAGTCTAGATTACTTGCTTGCGAAAGGGTATAGCCGTAATGATCGTGTGGGAAAGAGTTATATCGAGCAACAGTATGATGACGTATTACAAGGTCAAAAAGAAACGGTAAAGAATATTACCGATAAATCAGGGAATGTCTTAGAAACGCAAATTTTTCAAGAAGGAAAAAGAGGGAATGATTTAGTTTTATCCGTTGATATTGAACTTCAACAAAAGATTGATGAGATTATTCAAGACAAGCTTGGGAAAGCCAGGGTTGGCCAGCCTTATATCGATCGAACCTTGGTCTCCGTTATGAATCCAAAAACCGGAGAAATGCTCGCTATGTCCGGTAAACAATATGTAGTAGATAATGAAACGAAAAAAACAGAAGTTAGAGATTTTGCATTAGGAAACATGACTACTTCTTATTCAATGGGATCTGTTGTAAAAGCCGCAACCGTATTAACCGGGTATCAAACAGGGGCAATCGTACCAGGGCAAAGCCTATATGACCAACCATTAAAGTTTAAAGGTACACAAGTAAAAAAATCATGGAACACAGTTGGTTTTGGCTCAATAAATGATTTATATGCGTTAAAAAGATCTTCGAACGTCTATATGTTCTTGACAGCGATGAAGCTTGGCGGGCAACAAACGTACGTTCCAAATGGCCCGTTAAGTATTGATAAAGTCGCAGCCATCAATACATTCCGAAAAAACTTTGCTCAATTTGGATTAGGCGTTAGGACGGGCATTGACCTACCGGGTGAACAGACTGGGTACGGCGGTGGACAAATACCACCAGATGCCGGTAAAGTTTTGGACTATGCAATAGGGCAATATGACACCTATACACCACTGCAACTCGTTCAGTATATTTCAACCATTGCCAATGGCGGTTTTCGGGTCCAGCCACATCTCGTAAAAGAAATTCGGAAGCCTACTAATAAGGCTGATGAATTGGGTCCTATCCTTGAAGAAATGAAACCAACAGTCTTAAATAAAATTGATATGAAAGACTCTTGGATTAACCATGTTCAAGAGGGCTTAAGACTTGTCGTCAACGATCCACAGGGCACCGGATACGGGTCCATCAAAAATAAACAATATAAGATAGCAGGGAAAACGGGAACAGCACAAGCATTATACGATGGCCCTTTAGGCGGCCACCCCATGCTATGGAACGTAACGTTTGTAGGATATGCTCCATACGACAATCCTGAAATTGCCGTATCCGTTGTTGTTCCTTGGTCAACTACTGATCAAACACATACTAATTTAGAAATTGCTGATGAAATTTTTAAAGCCTATTTTGATTTAAAAAAAGCTCGATTAAATCAAGGAGAAGATACTACTCAGAATGGGGAAATAAATAACTCTGCTGAAGGAAATGGGGCACAATAA
- a CDS encoding GNAT family N-acetyltransferase, with translation MNLFQKVLELDLAYLDTFTRRETTSWGYILHNEAQPTYYDANHAHIHEAPQNPRAVIEEVIQFYQERNIIPRFYLYNLEKLDSFIKELDSYKFGFEELVSPIQIWNKEITEYKGRELVTIEKVTNENFNEALEIECSIKEFGGREVREKAFPEEFNHPAFTHYLLRYDGESCATACIFEHGDQARMESVATKEEFRGKGLIGELIYFLQAEVKSKGIEDFWVFPINEKIEKVYAKYGFHTTGKFITGHAFLGGKSIKEIQEG, from the coding sequence TTGAACCTATTTCAAAAAGTATTGGAGCTTGATTTAGCGTACTTGGACACTTTTACGAGGCGAGAAACAACTTCCTGGGGCTATATTCTACATAATGAAGCCCAGCCAACTTACTATGATGCTAACCATGCACATATTCATGAAGCTCCACAAAATCCTAGGGCAGTGATTGAAGAAGTCATACAGTTTTATCAAGAAAGAAATATAATCCCTCGTTTTTATTTATATAATCTTGAAAAACTAGATTCGTTTATAAAAGAATTAGATTCTTACAAATTTGGTTTTGAGGAATTAGTCAGTCCGATCCAAATCTGGAACAAAGAAATTACTGAGTATAAAGGCAGGGAGCTTGTCACGATTGAAAAAGTAACAAATGAAAATTTTAATGAGGCATTAGAAATTGAATGCAGTATTAAAGAGTTTGGCGGAAGGGAGGTAAGGGAAAAGGCATTTCCAGAAGAGTTTAACCACCCGGCTTTTACTCATTATCTTCTTCGCTATGATGGGGAATCATGTGCAACGGCTTGTATATTTGAACATGGTGATCAAGCTCGAATGGAAAGCGTAGCAACGAAAGAGGAATTCAGAGGGAAAGGCTTGATAGGAGAGCTCATTTACTTCCTGCAGGCAGAAGTAAAGAGCAAGGGAATAGAGGATTTTTGGGTTTTTCCAATCAATGAGAAAATCGAAAAAGTCTATGCCAAATACGGTTTTCATACAACTGGGAAATTCATTACCGGCCATGCCTTTTTAGGTGGGAAAAGCATTAAAGAAATCCAGGAAGGCTAA
- a CDS encoding GNAT family N-acetyltransferase yields MNFSDGKSIDFRIGTAVTAEELSDVFERSGIRRPVDDLPRLQRMIEHADLLITAWDEQTLVGVARAVTDFSYCCYLSDLAVNKDYQKKGIGKELVRLVQEQIGEEVTLLLLSAPTAMEYYPQIGFNKVENGFIMPRTK; encoded by the coding sequence ATGAATTTTTCAGATGGGAAATCAATTGACTTTAGGATTGGGACGGCTGTTACTGCGGAGGAATTATCTGATGTGTTCGAAAGGTCCGGGATAAGACGGCCTGTTGATGATTTACCTCGCCTGCAGCGAATGATTGAGCATGCTGATTTGCTTATTACTGCATGGGATGAACAAACATTAGTGGGCGTTGCAAGAGCAGTCACAGATTTCAGCTATTGTTGCTATTTATCAGATTTGGCCGTGAACAAAGACTATCAAAAAAAGGGTATTGGAAAAGAGTTAGTACGATTGGTTCAAGAACAAATTGGCGAGGAAGTCACATTATTGCTGCTATCCGCACCCACTGCAATGGAATATTATCCGCAAATTGGATTTAATAAGGTGGAAAATGGGTTTATCATGCCAAGAACGAAATAA
- a CDS encoding PLP-dependent aminotransferase family protein encodes MVEITINMDYGSGEPLYIQLYNFFKKEIQTGKIEPGERLPSKRRLAQHLGISQNTVETAYEQLLAEGYAESVERKGIYVNNLNRDLFIHFEDSPQTQKEISEDSVQYRVDFSHGAVALEHFPYSVWRKLTLQSLYEEENSHFLNGDSQGELALREVISKYLYQSRGVRCSADQIIIGAGTQYLIGLLTMIIGRDRIYSMEDPGFHRTREVFKDQGVTLKPISLDQEGIVLNHLAESKANITYVTPSHQFPNGMVMPITRRMELLKWAGEKDRYIIEDDYDGEFRYKGKPIPSMQGLDRNGKVIYLGTFSKSLIPSIRISFMVLPTSLLEKYNQHFTFYKQTVSRLHQHTLWQFMISGHWERHLNKMRTVYRKKQTVLIQSIEKYLGQKVTVIGDEAGLHILLNVQNQMSETELIERALEKKVKVHPTSVYYANQDIGQEPMILLGFGGLTGDQIELGIRLLKEAWELD; translated from the coding sequence GTGGTAGAAATAACCATCAATATGGATTACGGGAGCGGGGAACCGTTATATATACAACTCTATAACTTTTTCAAAAAAGAGATTCAAACAGGAAAAATTGAACCTGGGGAAAGACTTCCGTCAAAAAGGAGACTAGCCCAACATCTGGGAATCAGCCAAAATACAGTTGAGACAGCTTATGAACAATTGCTGGCAGAGGGATATGCTGAAAGTGTGGAGAGAAAAGGAATCTATGTGAATAACCTTAATCGTGATTTGTTTATCCACTTTGAGGATTCCCCACAAACACAAAAAGAAATAAGTGAAGACAGCGTGCAATATAGAGTTGATTTTAGTCACGGTGCTGTCGCGTTGGAACATTTTCCTTATTCTGTTTGGCGAAAGTTAACCCTTCAAAGTCTTTACGAAGAAGAAAATTCTCATTTTTTAAATGGGGATTCACAAGGGGAATTGGCACTCCGAGAGGTGATTTCCAAATACTTGTATCAATCAAGGGGTGTAAGATGTAGCGCCGATCAAATTATCATTGGTGCCGGAACCCAATATTTAATTGGCTTGTTAACGATGATTATTGGGAGAGATAGGATTTATTCGATGGAGGATCCAGGGTTTCATCGCACTAGGGAAGTATTTAAAGATCAAGGGGTGACCTTAAAACCGATTTCACTCGATCAAGAAGGGATAGTCCTCAATCATTTAGCTGAAAGTAAGGCGAATATCACCTATGTTACCCCTTCACACCAATTTCCAAATGGAATGGTCATGCCGATTACAAGAAGAATGGAATTATTAAAATGGGCAGGGGAAAAGGACAGGTACATTATTGAGGACGACTATGATGGGGAATTTAGATATAAGGGAAAACCAATTCCCTCCATGCAAGGACTAGACAGGAACGGCAAAGTCATTTATTTAGGGACTTTCTCCAAATCCCTGATTCCTTCGATACGTATTAGTTTTATGGTCTTACCTACTAGCTTACTAGAAAAATATAATCAGCATTTTACTTTTTACAAACAGACTGTATCAAGGCTCCATCAACACACACTTTGGCAATTCATGATTAGTGGCCATTGGGAACGGCATTTAAATAAAATGAGAACCGTCTACCGTAAAAAGCAGACTGTATTGATTCAGTCCATTGAGAAATACCTGGGTCAAAAAGTAACGGTTATTGGGGATGAAGCGGGGTTACATATTCTATTAAACGTACAAAATCAAATGTCTGAAACGGAACTGATTGAAAGAGCTTTGGAAAAGAAAGTAAAGGTGCACCCAACCTCAGTTTATTATGCGAATCAGGATATTGGGCAAGAACCAATGATTTTATTAGGCTTTGGCGGTTTAACAGGGGATCAAATAGAGCTAGGGATACGATTATTAAAAGAAGCATGGGAGTTAGACTAA
- a CDS encoding effector binding domain-containing protein: protein MKLSIIKSVQTNNFNDDLLIQKITGLWREASNRLTKPDMITYGVYHEYKSDYKGDYTLSIAIEENNSVPSLEIPHTAKYEIFHVDTTEEQGIINTWKKIWELENAGTLERAYTYDFEKYYPQGEIEVHIAIK from the coding sequence TTGAAATTATCAATTATTAAAAGTGTCCAAACTAATAATTTTAACGATGACCTTTTGATACAAAAGATTACAGGATTGTGGAGGGAGGCTTCCAATCGACTTACCAAGCCAGACATGATTACTTACGGTGTGTATCATGAGTACAAGAGTGACTATAAAGGGGATTATACATTAAGCATTGCTATTGAAGAGAATAACAGCGTACCTTCATTAGAAATACCACATACCGCAAAATATGAAATCTTCCATGTGGATACAACAGAAGAACAAGGGATTATTAACACTTGGAAAAAGATATGGGAGCTTGAAAATGCAGGTACGTTGGAAAGAGCATACACATATGATTTTGAGAAATATTACCCGCAAGGAGAAATTGAGGTCCACATTGCGATTAAATAG
- a CDS encoding VWA domain-containing protein, translating to MATIDLQKKSVKVVLEKKNLVKVTARVGLVLDITGSMRNFYKNGTVQKVVERILAMASLFDDDGVLDVWVYDNEFSRLKPVTERDFEGYVDRIILEDELVHKFGRNDEPPVMKDVLKKYLEEDPSLDPAYIVFINDGGCKKSIKPLIENSAKYPIFWQFVGIGNGNFDFLRKLDTLEGRVVDNANFLYIEEIDKISDDQLYNALLTEFPSWLEEAKQKGIVQAKKTEQKLSAQQEPNKQGFFGKLFGR from the coding sequence ATGGCGACAATTGATTTACAGAAAAAAAGCGTTAAGGTTGTATTGGAAAAGAAAAACTTAGTAAAGGTAACAGCTAGAGTAGGACTAGTTCTAGATATCACAGGTTCCATGAGGAACTTTTATAAAAATGGTACTGTTCAAAAGGTTGTAGAGCGAATTTTAGCGATGGCTTCACTGTTTGATGATGATGGCGTATTAGATGTGTGGGTGTATGATAATGAGTTTTCGAGATTAAAGCCTGTTACCGAAAGAGACTTTGAAGGCTACGTGGATCGAATTATCCTTGAGGATGAATTAGTACATAAATTTGGCAGAAATGATGAACCGCCAGTGATGAAGGATGTATTAAAGAAGTATCTTGAAGAGGATCCATCCCTCGACCCAGCTTATATAGTTTTTATCAACGATGGCGGATGTAAGAAATCGATAAAGCCGCTCATTGAAAATTCAGCTAAATACCCAATATTTTGGCAGTTTGTTGGTATTGGAAATGGAAATTTTGACTTTTTGAGGAAATTGGATACTTTGGAAGGTAGAGTAGTAGATAATGCAAATTTCTTATATATTGAAGAAATAGATAAGATCTCTGATGATCAGCTCTATAATGCGTTATTAACCGAATTCCCTAGCTGGTTAGAGGAAGCAAAGCAAAAAGGAATTGTTCAAGCTAAAAAAACCGAGCAGAAATTATCTGCGCAGCAGGAGCCAAACAAGCAGGGCTTTTTTGGAAAGTTATTTGGTCGGTAA
- the lepB gene encoding signal peptidase I — protein MAGSNTKKELLGWGKSLFIAVGIAVIIRTFLFSPYIVEGASMEPTLHNHEKILVNKMSYVMSLNRGDVVIIKGPAVNYVKRIIGMPGDKVEMKADQLLINGEPIKESYLSENRKAAEEMGSLLTGDFGPILVPANHYFVMGDNRLKSMDSRNGLGFIKQTAIIGESEFVVFPFSDIRNVK, from the coding sequence ATGGCTGGTTCGAATACAAAAAAGGAGCTTCTCGGCTGGGGGAAATCATTATTTATTGCAGTGGGTATTGCTGTTATTATCCGAACATTTTTATTTTCACCCTATATTGTTGAAGGTGCATCGATGGAACCGACGTTACATAATCATGAGAAAATTTTAGTGAACAAAATGAGCTATGTGATGAGTTTAAATAGAGGTGACGTTGTTATTATTAAAGGTCCAGCCGTTAATTATGTAAAAAGAATCATAGGGATGCCAGGGGATAAGGTTGAAATGAAAGCTGACCAATTATTGATAAATGGTGAGCCCATTAAGGAATCCTACCTATCAGAAAATCGTAAGGCTGCCGAGGAAATGGGGAGTCTGTTAACAGGTGACTTTGGCCCAATCTTAGTCCCTGCAAATCATTATTTTGTAATGGGGGATAATCGCCTAAAAAGTATGGATAGCCGCAATGGTTTAGGCTTTATCAAGCAAACAGCCATTATAGGAGAAAGTGAATTTGTGGTCTTCCCTTTCTCGGATATTAGGAATGTAAAATAG